The window GCCATCAGCTGGGCGATCGCGGATAAGATGATGAGTGGTTTTCCGATCCTCAGTCTGATGCTTCTGGTGCCGTTTGCGGCGGCACTGGTCTGTCTGTACCTCGATGCGAAGGCGGCGCGCATGCTTGCGCTCGTCGCCACGCTCGCGGACCTGGCGCTTGGCATCGTGCTCTGGCTGAATTTCGACGTGGGCGGGGCCCAGTGGCAGTTCACCGAACGCGTGCCGCTGTTCGCCGGCTTCTCCTATTCGCTTGGCGTCGACGGCATCGCCATGCTGCTGATCGTCATGACGGTCTTCCTGATGCCGATCTGTATCGGTGCCAGCTGGAAATCGATCCAGAACCGCGTCAGCGAGTACATGGCGATCTTCCTGCTCATGGAAACGCTGATGATCGGCGCTTTCGCGGCGCAGGACCTGTTCCTGTTCTACATGTTCTTCGAAGGTGGCCTGATCCCGATGTACCTCGCGATCGGCATCTGGGGTGGTCCCAACCGCATCTACGCCTCGTACAAGTTCTTCCTCTACACGCTCGTCGGCTCGGTTCTCATGCTGATCGCGATGCTGTGGATGGTGAACCAGACCGGCACCAGCTTCATCCCGACGCTGATGGCCTACAACTTCGATCCGCATGTCCAGACCTGGCTGTTCCTGGCCTTCTTCGCGAGCTTTGCGGTGAAGATGCCGATGTGGCCGGTCCACACCTGGCTTCCGGCGGCGCACGTCGAGGCGCCGACCGCAGGCTCGATCATTCTGGCAGGCGTGCTGCTGAAGATGGGCGGCTACGGCTTCCTGCGCTTCTCGCTGCCGATGTTCCCGGAAGCCTCGGCGTACTTCGCGCCGCTGGTCTGGGCGCTGTCGATGGCGGCGGTCATCACCGCCTCGCTGATCGCGGCCGTGCAGCAGGACATGAAGAAGCTAATCGCCTATTCCTCGGTCGCGCACATGGCGGTCGACGCTGTGGGCCTGTTCGCCTTCAACCAGCAGGGTCTTGAAGGCGCGATGATCCTCATGCTCAGCCATGGTGTCGTCTCGGGCGCGCTGTTCCTGTGCGTGGGCGTGCTCTACGACCGCCTGCACACTCGCGAGATCATCCGCTATCGCGGCCTTGCGGTGAACATGCCGCGTTATGCGCTGTTCTTCATGATCTTCACGATGGCCTCGATTGGTCTTCCGGGCACGAGCGGCTTCGTCGGTGAGTTC of the Novosphingobium sp. 9 genome contains:
- a CDS encoding NADH-quinone oxidoreductase subunit M, which translates into the protein MSGFPILSLMLLVPFAAALVCLYLDAKAARMLALVATLADLALGIVLWLNFDVGGAQWQFTERVPLFAGFSYSLGVDGIAMLLIVMTVFLMPICIGASWKSIQNRVSEYMAIFLLMETLMIGAFAAQDLFLFYMFFEGGLIPMYLAIGIWGGPNRIYASYKFFLYTLVGSVLMLIAMLWMVNQTGTSFIPTLMAYNFDPHVQTWLFLAFFASFAVKMPMWPVHTWLPAAHVEAPTAGSIILAGVLLKMGGYGFLRFSLPMFPEASAYFAPLVWALSMAAVITASLIAAVQQDMKKLIAYSSVAHMAVDAVGLFAFNQQGLEGAMILMLSHGVVSGALFLCVGVLYDRLHTREIIRYRGLAVNMPRYALFFMIFTMASIGLPGTSGFVGEFLSLGGVFRVSTWTAAVCTTTIILGAVYMLYMYRKVVFGAQVNADAAAMRDIDLREFLMVLPMAAVVFWMGVYPESFIAPMRADIAAIDARLEHAKPKEDAKVFMPSNKKPAQAEAAHEGAH